A genomic region of Gossypium hirsutum isolate 1008001.06 chromosome D01, Gossypium_hirsutum_v2.1, whole genome shotgun sequence contains the following coding sequences:
- the LOC107921676 gene encoding uncharacterized protein: MAYQPQTDGQSDRVIQVLEDMLRSYVIKFNGRKCRTPLCWVELDEKVIGPELVRETKEKVKIICKRLKAATNRKKSYVDLKHQDIKFQAGDKVFLKVSPWKKVLRFGRKGKFSPKYVGSYEVVERIGLVAYRLKLRPKLQRIHDVFHVFIPQKCCSNLSHIAPVEEIEVRLHLTYDEEPMEILAHKEKVLRNKRVPLVKVLWCNHKTE, from the exons ATGGCTTATCaaccccaaactgatggtcaatctgataGGGTAATTCAGGTGTTGGAAGATATGTTACGAAGTTATGTGATCAAGTTCAATG GTAGGAAGTGTAGGACTCCTTTGTGTTGGGTGGAGTTGGATGAAAAGGTCATTGGACCAGAATTAGTTCGAGAGACCAAAGAGAAAGTGAAGATAATATGCAAGAGGTTGAAAGCAGCAACAAATAGGAAGAAatcttatgtggatttgaaacaTCAAGACATCAAATTTCAAGCTGGCGATAAGGtgttcttaaaggtttctccttggaagaaggttttgaggttTGGAAGGAAGGGTAAGTTTAGTCCTAAGTATGTGGGATCATATGAAGTTGTTGAGAGGATTGGACTGGTAGCTTATCGACTCAAGTTGCGACCAAAACTTCAGcgaattcatgatgttttccatgtgtttATACCTCAAAAGTGTTGTTCAAATTTATCGCATATTGCGCCAGTAGAGGAGATCGAGGTTCGACTTCATCTCACTTATGATGAAGAACCAATGGAGATCTTAGCTCATAAAGAGAAGGTTTTGCGAAATAAGAGAGTTCCATTGGTTAAGGTTTTGTGGTGCAACCACAAAACAGAATAG